The Oryza glaberrima chromosome 5, OglaRS2, whole genome shotgun sequence DNA segment ATGGACTTGCAGGCGTAGCGTCGGCCGGTGGGCTTGTGGGTGGCGAGGTAGGTCACCCCGAACTGCCCCCGCCCCAGCTCCCGCCCGAAGGTGTAGGTCGCACGGACGTCCTCCATGGGCCGCCCCAGCACCCGCCCCACcccatcctccgccgccgcctgctggggctggtgccgcggcggcggcggaggctgagatcgcggctgctgcggctgcggcggcggcggtggctggggcttgggcttgggcttgggggCCCGGGtggtttggtggtggtggtggtgcttgtGGTGTGGGGAtggggattgggattgggattggtCGGGGGATTGGCGGTGGCGAGAGGCGCGGGCGCCCATCGGTGGCGAGAGGGGTTTTGGCTTTGGTTTTGGGGGTTTGGATtggggggaggaagaggggaggaggaggaggagaccatGACTTTGGCATTGCTCTGCTCTGCCGCTGCTGTATTATCAAATCATCGTCGACTACAGTCTCGTAGGGCGTTGGGTTTGCGCGTggttcccttcccctcccccgcgTGTCTCCGCGTCGGACGCCACCATTCCCCTCCGCGTGGGGACGGGAGTAGTAGGATTCAGCCGCGCGCGCACGGTCGCCGTTGTGTGCTGCGGCTTGCGACACGAGAGGGGAGGTTGACGGGCGATTTCTGGGGCGGCCGTGTCCTGCGCTcattcgacgccgccgccgccacgaaccTTCCTCCCGTCCCGACCAACAACCGACACAAGACTTCTCTTATCAACTTTCCACCTCCTTATATTATTAATGAAAAATTAATGAATTCCTTTGCTCTGCTCTCACAGAgggtcttcctcctcctccttctctcttgCTTTTCAGCATTCATAACTTGCATGGACCGTCATCTCCGTCTATAaagttttactccctccgtcccaaaataagtgcagttttacattGTTTATGTTTAActtttgatcatttattttatttgaaattctttaatgattagtatttttattgttattagatgataaaacatgaatagtactttatgtgtgactaatttttttttcaaatttttcataaattttttaaataagacgaacggtcaaacgtcgGACACGGTTACCCAGGactacactttttttttgagatggaggtaATACTCTGTACTCAGTTGCGTCACTTTCTCTTAAGCCAGCTCGTGACGACGCTGACCAActgcaacttcatcactttcTCCCTCACCGTGCGTGCTCCCTCCTCGTTGGACCCACGCCACGTCACCACCGTACTAACAAACGTTTCACGGGGTTTCAGATTTTACTACAACAACTAGACCCTGTTTTCTACCTTCAACCACGTCCCCATTCTGCATTTGTTTGTCACTACTTGTCACGGAGCACGTACTTCATGGAGTTTATTACTACAACTACATCATTCATCTATTCATTCATTGATGGCCATCAAGACATCAAGAGGTACTTAGAGggtgtttggaattttggatcagagactaaactttagtctatgtcacatcgaatatttggagtattaaacatatttcattaacaaaactaatttattaacttattaaaggaatagaaaatgaagcatccacgttcgctctcacggcctagaaattctcatattaatcgaaaaaaaagaaaaacagagtccatatagaaatataatttagaaatagttaaaattcagaataaaaaagaatagagtccatatagaaatacaatttataaataactgaaattcggaattaaaaaaataagaaatattagaagtagagtatagagtccatatagaaatacaattaggaaataatggaaattcggaattaaaaataaggaatattagaagtagagtatagtgtctatataggaatttaaaactaactaaaattcaaaataagcataataaaattaaaagtatgttttagagtccgtataaaaatacaatttataaataactaaaattcaaaattttaaaaaaaacacatgggaagaagagtctaaagtcaatataggaatacaatttagaagtacctgaaattcgaaattaaaaaaattaaagaatattgaaagatgagtttaaagtccacatagaaatacaattagaaataataaaaattcaaaattaaaaataaataatattgaaagaagagcctagagtttacatagaaatacaatttacagataacaaaaattcggaattaaaaaaatattgaaagacgagtctagagtctatataggaatataatttacaaataactaaaatttgatattaaaaataattaataactaacacgtatataaaatacaatatgaatattacatattagtagtttcgtaaagttagtacaaaatttaaaattatgttgtcaatttaatatatttgaataatacattgagaaaacatatatgctattatataagagaaaatataatgatgctagccgcacaatctGTGTGGATGGCATGCTAGTTACATAAATAAGAGATAATTCGCGAGATATTTTACATCCGTGCTCGTTGCCTCCCCCATCGGATGGCTTAAATCCATTTGGCAAAAAAGGTTGTGTTCGATCCCCAACCGCGATGTGCTAGGGTTTGGAGGCCCGGTGCTCAATCCCATCTTCCCTCCGTGCAGCCGCTAGGATCAGTTttatcttctttctttctttctttccgtgtcattgttattagattagATTCTAAGTTCCCTGTTGAGATTCCTTGCTGCTCATGGGGGCCTGCCGAAAACTACCTCACCTGATTACGTTTTGTTTTTGGTTTTAgccccttattttttttatatgcagATAGCGCTCGCCGGAAATTCCAAGCAGTATATAGAATTATAGATCGCCGACATGTGTAGGCGTTTCTTGTTTCAGGAATTCTCGTCCGTGCTGTCCAGATCGATGCCTAATCGTCCTACCTCCGCTGTATGTATACACACTCCTCCAAATCTTTCAAATTTCTGGTTTTTCTTTCACAGCAGGGAAGAGCATAATTGCTCTTTTCCTCCTCtcaggaaggaggaggcgttTCTGCTATCAACAATGTTTTTAATGGAGCTCTCCGTCGTTTTAGCACGGTGATTCCCAATAACCATGGCCTTCCTGTTTCTGTAAGTAGCTAATAGTACTCAATTTCTTTGCTAGCACTAGTTTTACACTTTCAAACCGGCCAATTTataattccttttcttttttaaaaaaaagaacaaggcggtgccttttcttttgtttcctttctcACATCTATGCAATTTTCGATAACTTTGATTTTTCCACAATATAAGAGTGAACTTGTATGcctttgttgaaaaaaaaatattaatttcctTGTACTGCCTTCCAATGCAGCAAGCAAAGTGCCTGAATTCTATTCAAAGCCCTAACGCAGCTACCAAAGCAAACCACCCAACAATTGGTGTGGTTCCTTTTGCCAGCCGGACTTTCTTCTCTTATACAAAACCCTACCACCTGCCTTCTCTGGGTGAAACCAATTACCTGGATTATGCAGCAGCAGACTTTAAAGCGTAAGTCTGAGTACTAGCCTGTATCAGTTTACTTCCTGTTACTTGAATTGATGTGTTTATTGTTGGCTTAGCCCGAATCTTGTTCTGCTATAGATAAACTAAATTTCAGCTTATTATTTGGTCTTTTCTTTATTTGCGGGATGCATTTGAGAGCATATATTGTCATTGTAGTTCCCGTTAGATCTGGTTACAGGGACGGCTGTTAAGGAGTTACAGGCCAGATGATGAttgtatttttttgtttgttaatATATGAGCAACTCTAATAAAATTTTAGTTCATTAGTTGGATCCTTCCCATAGTACATGATTGTAGGAAAGCAAATACTAGTAATCTAGGTCGATCAAATTAAACATAATCGAATGAAAGAACCTGTTTACAGGAAAAAGGTGAACTTTGCTCCCCTGAACTTTAGCTATGGGAATTTTTGCAACATAGGTTCTGATCCCGTCTATCATcccataaactttcaacttagaacACAGCTTGTACGACAGGAAGCAAAAATGCCAGTTGTTTTTAGGGATTAAAACAAGCTATATCACTTCTTTTAGTGAAATAGTTTCGCAGTAGAAAAATGGACTGATTTTTAACTTAATTATGGGGCATGAGCATCCGCATGTATAGTTTCTCCTTTTCTGGTGGACAGTTGTTATTCTTTTTTCTGGAGAAATCTCCAGTTCAATTAAACCTATGAAAACTCAATTTTTCTATGTTCACGAAGAAATTATTAAAGGTAGGGATAGGCATGGTCTCTTTCTCACCAAATTTCTAAGACCAAACTCAACTTCGTTTGGAAGATTAAAAGAAGACAAATTCTGCATGAAACTTTCCTATCACTATCCGTTCAAAGTTTGTATTTCTTGTATCTTGCAagcaaatttgaatttggtgtTGAAATTTTGTGGAGATATAGACCATGCCTATACCTACCTCTAATATTttattcacaatttttttcacgATTGTAGAGATCTTTTACGTCCTGTTTTAAGATGTTTGTATCTATTGTTTTCACTTGATCCTCTTAAGGTAtgtttggtagggctccaaaTTTAAAGCTGGAGTTGTGGAGGTGGGAAAAGGTAGCTCCACCCTTCCTATGTGTATTATGGAGCAGATCCATTGTAGTAGTGTTTGGTTCGGCTCCAGCTCTATTGAACAAGGATCTAGGAGTTGGAGTTCTGCCAAACAACCCCTTATACTAGTGTGGAATATAAAAAATGACACTATTTTGCCTTCTGGATGAATTCGATAGACAGTCAAATAGTATGTTAATGCAGCTATGTCCAAATCGATTTGAATTCTGTAgtgagttactccctccatctacttctgataatcatattttatcttggcacacagaccaacgataagtaattctacttatcatctagttaaacatgctactagtcattcctcgtaaacaagcgattaattaatatttacatttctcaatacTCATGTAACCAATTATGTGTGtaagaatagagagtcacgcattaaatctgagaaagccattaagatgataagttgttggattgaaatatgcctatcaaaaataaatttttcagatttgaaaatatgactatcaaaagtagatagagggagtactatgtttTATGTGGTGCAGGTCGGAACATGCTTTCAGAAGAGGCATGAGGAATATAAGGTTTGTCATTGCTGTTAATGCCGCTATATGGTGTTCCAACATTTACTATATGATCGTCAGCGCTGCCATGGTGATAAGTCCAAAGATGAAAGTAGGAACTTCCAGGAACCATGAGGTGGGCTAGTTTGTGTTCCCCTAATTGTGCTTTAGACTGCACTGAACAACTATATATTAAGTCTATATCCCTTGAACTCCGTACAGATCAAATATGGAGCCtggaatattttatttgttttatatgctGAAGTGATAcgtgcaatatatatatattattattacaaGGCTTCTGTTATGGATATTACAGAGAGTCATCTCGGTGGGATGTACTAGAAAGCAGGGGTGGtctgttttgtttattttgaatGAATGGGTTTATTGTTGGCTTATTGTAAATTGCATTTCAGCTTATTCCATTTTTATTCACCCGCTTTGCATTTTAAGCATATTATGTCGTTATGGttgctctattgttttttttttctaaattgggCCCTTTCCCTTCTATTTCCTCCATCCCACAATATCATAAATTTTGTTGGACATTAAACATGTTCAGATTCGCCAACTTAGATTGTTATATTACAGGACAAGGAGAGTATAAAATTGAACTTTACATCATTACAGACGGACAGGAGTATAAAATTGCATCAGGGAGAGACGAAAGGGAGGAAGAGGCTGACGAGTGGACCCCACACTGTTTTCCACCTAACTTTGCCACGCGgacaaaagtggcaaatagttaagaccATCTTTTAAGAAGGGCAAAAATTAAGTGTAAACCTAAAAGGGTATTTAAATAATTACCAaacctaaaagtggcaaatagttaaattcccctgTATCAGCATACAGTTACTGGTTTGTCTCTGCCTCTCTGCACGTTATCAACACCGTTCGAggacatatttttttagagataataaatagataaaaatCTAGCCTTTGGTTCAACAGAAGCTAGCTACATTAGAGTTGGATAACTCAAGGTGCTTAATTATACACAACAGCTGCCCATACACATTACCAAGGATAATCATAAAGGTTGGTTGCATGTTTCTCATATCGATCGCCGGTGCTTCTAAACCTCATCTTCGTCAATTCGACGCAATCATGCCGGCAACGAAGTAGCCTGAAACAACGGCTGAAATAATCACAGCCAAGTTCAAACGTCTGTTTGCTGTCTTGAGCCTTAAGTTGTTATATGTCACATAAAGGCAGGGGCAGCAAAATGAATATAGTCAGCATATATATCATAGAGGAGACGTTATCGAAGTATATAGATAGTtggaatatgtatatataccctGAGTTGGCCTTGTACTCACGAACCAGGTCAGATAactcttttctcttctcaaaAACAAGGCGTGCCTTTACTGGATCAGCGGTTTTCAAGGCCTCTTCAACTAGATGGAAAAACTCATGTTCCTTCAGCTCACAACGCCTCTTGATATCCATTCGAGCATCCCTAGATTCTGAAGAAAAGCCATGCTGCGGAATAACATGGTAGATTATGTTAACATTCCATTGGCCTTCGCATTCGATACATAAACTATGCATCATACCAAGCTAAGCCCAAAAAAACAGATAGTCAATATACAAGCATTTGAGTCAAGCAAATCACTGTGTGTGACAGCTCTTTTGCGCACCCCTAGGCCCTAGATGGTAGGGTCTGACTGCATACATACTGGCTGACACACCAGAGGTACAAAAGTTCTACACACAAGGAAGAGTAATCTGCTCGGTGACTATACAGTACACAGCCTATTTAAGGGCATTAGCAATGCGCCGTCGTGAAACCAAGGAGCCAAGTCTCCacgtaggaaaaaaaacaaggaagCTCCCATCTCTCCAACGCATGCGTAGCCTTGGATGGtccatcatcatttttttttcctcacgtggggcccacgacGAAAATCACTTTCCCCAACCATCCTTTTCCCCGAGCAAATCGCACCatctcccgtgccgccgctcctTCTCCAACCTCCACACCACGGCCACTTCAGATGAATCCAGGCGCTGCAGCTtcctgtcctcctcctcccggcggcGCAAATCGAGGCGGGACGGGGCCGACGAGATCCCAGAGGGGGCAAAGACCGGGATGGGCGAgatcgaggcggccggcgagctcccggcGACATGgatcgaggcggccggcgagctcctagCGACACAAATCGAGGCGGGACTTGCCCGACGAGCTCCCAAGGGGGTGCAGATCGGGATGGGTAAGgttgaggtcgtcgtcgccgttgttcGCCTTTGATCTATGATCTTCCTGCTACGCCTCCCACTCACCTCTGCTTGTATCCatggctccgccgccaccgctgggcTCCTGCTCGAGCTCCCGGCGAGGGCCGTGGGGGGAGGGGCGAGGCCACGACCTCCACAACGCGGCCGCGCCGTTCTCCCCCACGCCGCGCGCCCTCGAGTTGTCAGAGAGTTGCAGAAGAACGAGTGTCCAAACAAGGCTCCGCGGACTTCGTTTTGGAGCGCGCGATGTCTAGGTGGCTGCGAATCTCCGACGTGTCAAGGATTGGCCGAACGGCACGTCGGAgcattgtgaatggcctaatGGCATGGTTTACTGTTACCCAGTGAATATCTGCCATCAGGTGCAAGGCTTTACAAGGAGGAGAGGGGCTGATCAAATAAAGCATCCAAATACGATTCTGTCATGTTGCCAGgtgatgaaaaatttaaagACATGTTGGAAGTGCCACCTTAGAGGAATTAAATAATCTTACTGAGCTGTTATCCCCTTGTGCAGGTCTGCTAGTTCAAGCATCCGAATGTACTGCTGCCATATTTAAACTTGAAGCTAACAAGGAATGATAGATACTTGATATGAAATTGTGCATTAAGAAATATATAAGACAGGTCAATTGTTTCCTATTTTCAATGCACCAAATTACGAAAAACAGAATTTGGTAGTAGAAGAAAAGGTAATTTTGGAGGCTCTATGAATTTACCAATCAACAATGTTCATTTGGGAATCTTGTGTCCAGATAACTTCagggcctcatcgtttggcatattcatatacttatcagctaaaattt contains these protein-coding regions:
- the LOC127774606 gene encoding uncharacterized protein LOC127774606 isoform X2, with translation MCRRFLFQEFSSVLSRSMPNRPTSAEGGGVSAINNVFNGALRRFSTVIPNNHGLPVSQAKCLNSIQSPNAATKANHPTIGVVPFASRTFFSYTKPYHLPSLGETNYLDYAAADFKASEHAFRRGMRNIRFVIAVNAAIWCSNIYYMIVSAAMVISPKMKVGTSRNHEVG
- the LOC127774606 gene encoding uncharacterized protein LOC127774606 isoform X1 — encoded protein: MCRRFLFQEFSSVLSRSMPNRPTSAEGGGVSAINNVFNGALRRFSTVIPNNHGLPVSQAKCLNSIQSPNAATKANHPTIGVVPFASRTFFSYTKPYHLPSLGETNYLDYAAADFKASEHAFRRGMRNIRFVIAVNAAIWCSNIYYMIVSAAMVISPKMKVGTSRNHEIKYGAWNILFVLYAEVIRAIYIYYYYKASVMDITESHLGGMY